The following proteins are co-located in the Odocoileus virginianus isolate 20LAN1187 ecotype Illinois unplaced genomic scaffold, Ovbor_1.2 Unplaced_Scaffold_18, whole genome shotgun sequence genome:
- the BGN gene encoding biglycan, translating into MWPLWPLAALLALSQALPFEQKAFWDFTLDDGLPMLNDEEASGAETTSGIPDLDSLPPTYSAMCPFGCHCHLRVVQCSDLGLKAVPKEISPDTTLLDLQNNDISELRKDDFKGLQHLYALVLVNNKISKIHEKAFSPLRKLQKLYISKNHLVEIPPNLPSSLVELRIHDNRIRKVPKGVFSGLRNMNCIEMGGNPLENSGFEPGAFDGLKLNYLRISEAKLTGIPKDLPETLNELHLDHNKIQAIELEDLLRYSKLYRLGLGHNQIRMIENGSLSFLPTLRELHLDNNKLSRVPAGLPDLKLLQVVYLHTNNITKVGVNDFCPVGFGVKRAYYNGISLFNNPVPYWEVQPATFRCVTDRLAIQFGNYKK; encoded by the exons ATGTGGCCCCTGTGGCCTCTTGCAGCCCTGCTGGCCCTGAGCCAGGCCCTGCCCTTTGAGCAAAAAGCCTTCTGGGACTTCACCCTGGACGATGGGCTGCCCATGCTGAATGATGAGGAAGCTTCGGGTGCAGAAACAACCTCGGGCATCCCAGACCTggactccctcccacccacctacAGCGCCATGTGCCCTTTTGGCTGCCACTGCCATCTGCGGGTTGTTCAGTGCTCCGACCTGG GTCTGAAGGCTGTGCCCAAGGAGATCTCGCCCGACACCACCCTGCTGGACCTGCAGAACAATGACATCTCTGAGCTCCGAAAAGATGATTTCAAAGGCCTCCAGCACCTCTAT GCCTTGGTCCTCGTGAACAACAAGATCTCCAAGATCCACGAGAAGGCCTTCAGCCCCCTGCGGAAGCTGCAGAAGCTCTACATCTCCAAGAACCACCTGGTGGAGATCCCTCCCAACCTGCCCAGCTCCCTGGTGGAGCTCCGCATCCATGACAACCGCATCCGCAAGGTGCCCAAGGGCGTGTTCAGTGGGCTTCGCAACATGAATTGCATTG AGATGGGTGGGAACCCCCTGGAGAACAGTGGCTTTGAACCTGGAGCCTTTGATGGCCTGAAGCTCAACTACCTTCGCATCTCTGAGGCCAAGCTCACTGGCATCCCCAAAG ACCTCCCCGAGACCCTCAATGAACTCCACCTGGACCACAACAAAATCCAGGCAATCGAGCTAGAGGATCTGCTCCGCTACTCCAAGTTGTACAG GCTGGGCCTGGGCCACAACCAGATCCGCATGATTGAGAACGGGAGCCTGAGTTTTCTGCCCACGCTGCGGGAGCTGCACTTGGACAACAACAAGCTGTCCAGGGTACCAGCTGGTCTTCCAGACCTCAAGCTCCTCCAG GTGGTCTATCTGCACACCAACAACATCACCAAGGTGGGCGTCAACGACTTCTGCCCGGTGGGCTTCGGGGTCAAGCGGGCCTACTACAACGGCATCAGCCTCTTCAACAACCCTGTGCCCTACTGGGAGGTGCAGCCGGCCACCTTTCGCTGCGTCACTGACCGCCTGGCCATCCAGTTTGGCAACTATAAAAAGTAG